Proteins encoded in a region of the Globicephala melas chromosome 1, mGloMel1.2, whole genome shotgun sequence genome:
- the LY9 gene encoding T-lymphocyte surface antigen Ly-9 isoform X2, with protein sequence MASPGRQTDGWALQTLSNKPPESQPHIFSPFLWIPLLFLLMGLGASEKDSTPTVVKGILGGSVILSLNISVDAEIEHITWSGPQQALALADASGKIILIDKSYQGRINVTQDNSLSINKLTLKDAGSYKAQINQKNSKVTTSEKFTLSIYEQLQEPRVTMKSVNMSENASCNITLVCSVKGAGEDVQYYWTSRDPHASESWGGPSLTISWLPCDPNLPYICRAKNPVSQSSSRPVHAWQFCTDLGASRGRPMGETVAGILGESITLSLALPDSQHIDNVVWMFNTSIISKERGEEATANQLIKFKDPNQSTVWVSSQDYSLKIGQLKMEDAGPYHAYVCSNARVASTKHINLSIYRRLRKPKVTRSLGLTEDGVCRISLTCSVEDSGHNVTYIWSPLQKGAVVSQGGAHLSVSWRSGEKHPSFTCRASNPFLFTGPERRTALWSGISLMVLFTLLCFGISGWCFWKKKGRCSAPAFSSSQVEAPADTPGYEKVDTFPKTARHVSDSSSDSNGTTEEDEERTEMHQPVNGRDQVCDLVTQEDAGHDSDSEGQAEYYLVTPDDTTPALAIEGETVYTQVFLDFQGQTPVPQKKEKSATIYCSIQKPQKVVPAPQQNDLESPEISTYENVP encoded by the exons ATGGCGAGCCCAGGGAGACAAACAGATGGCTGGGCTCTACAAACTCTCTCCAATAAGCCACCAGAGAGTCAGCCACACATATTCTCTCCCTTTCTATGgatccctctcctcttcctgctCATGG GGCTAGGAGCCTCTGAAAAGGACTCAACACCAACAGTGGTGAAAGGGATTCTAGGGGGTTCGGTGATTCTGTCCCTGAACATTTCAGTAGACGCAGAAATTGAGCACATCACCTGGAGTGGTCCCCAACAAGCTTTGGCTTTAGCAGATGCAAGCGGAAAGATTATCTTAATAGACAAAAGCTACCAGGGGCGAATAAACGTCACCCAGGACAACTCCTTGTCTATCAACAAGCTGACTCTGAAAGATGCAGGATCCTACAAAGCCCAGATAAACCAAAAGAATTCTAAAGTCACCACAAGTGAGAAATTCACCCTGTCTATCTATG AACAGCTGCAGGAGCCCCGAGTCACCATGAAGTCTGTGAACATGTCTGAGAACGCCTCCTGTAACATCACCCTTGTATGCTCCGTGAAGGGGGCAGGGGAAGATGTTCAGTACTACTGGACTTCGAGGGATCCCCATGCTTCTGAATCCTGGGGGGGGCCTAGTCTCACCATCTCTTGGTTGCCCTGTGACCCAAACCTGCCATACATCTGCAGAGCCAAGAACCCCGTCAGCCAGAGCAGCTCCCGCCCTGTCCATGCCTGGCAGTTCTGTACAG ATCTAGGAGCTTCCAGAGGAAGACCAATGGGGGAGACAGTGGCAGGGATCCTGGGGGAATCCATCACCCTGTCCCTGGCGCTCCCGGACAGTCAGCACATAGACAACGTTGTCTGGATGTTTAACACCTCTATTATCAGCAAAGAGCGGGGAGAAGAAGCAACAGCCAATCAACTCATTAAGTTCAAGGACCCAAATCAGAGCACAGTGTGGGTCTCCAGCCAGGACTACTCCCTAAAGATTGGCCAGTTGAAGATGGAGGACGCCGGCCCCTACCACGCCTATGTGTGCTCAAACGCCAGAGTTGCCAGCACAAAACATATCAACCTGAGCATCTACC GGAGGCTGAGGAAGCCAAAAGTCACCAGGAGCCTCGGGCTCACAGAGGACGGCGTCTGCAGGATCAGCCTGACATGCTCAGTGGAGGACAGTGGACACAATGTGACATACATATGGAGCCCCCTACAGAAAGGAGCTGTTGTGTCCCAAGGGGGAGCTCACCTCAGTGTCTCCTGGAGAAGTGGAGAAAAACACCCCAGCTTCACATGCAGAGCCAGCAATCCT TTCCTCTTCACAGGACCTGAGAGAAGGACAGCACTTTGGTCTGGGATCTCCCTGATGGTTCTTTTCACCCTTCTGTGCTTTGGGATCTCTGGCTGgtgtttttggaagaaaaaaggacGAT GTTCAGCCCCAGCCTTCAGTTCCAGTCAAGTTGAGGCTCCAGCTGACACACCAG GGTATGAGAAGGTGGACACTTTCCCTAAGACCGCCAGGCACGTCTCCGACAGCAGCTCTGACAGCAATGGGACAACTGAGGAGGATGAGGAGAGGACAGAGATGCACCAGCCCGTCAATGGaagagaccaggtgtgtgatttgGTCACTCAGGAGGACGCTGGACATGACTCGGACTCTGAGGGGCAAGCAGAGTATTATCTCGTCACTCCAGATGACACGACACCAGCGCTTGCGATTGAAGGGGAAACTGTGTATACACAGGTGTTCCTTGACTTTCAG GGACAGACCCCAGTTCCTCAGAAGAAAGAGAAGTCAGCCACAATCTACTGCTCTATACAGAAACCTCAGAAG GTGGTACCAGCACCGCAACAGAATGATCTTGAGTCTCCTGAAATATCTACCTATGAAAATGTTCCCTGA
- the LY9 gene encoding T-lymphocyte surface antigen Ly-9 isoform X1 — translation MASPGRQTDGWALQTLSNKPPESQPHIFSPFLWIPLLFLLMGLGASEKDSTPTVVKGILGGSVILSLNISVDAEIEHITWSGPQQALALADASGKIILIDKSYQGRINVTQDNSLSINKLTLKDAGSYKAQINQKNSKVTTSEKFTLSIYEQLQEPRVTMKSVNMSENASCNITLVCSVKGAGEDVQYYWTSRDPHASESWGGPSLTISWLPCDPNLPYICRAKNPVSQSSSRPVHAWQFCTDLGASRGRPMGETVAGILGESITLSLALPDSQHIDNVVWMFNTSIISKERGEEATANQLIKFKDPNQSTVWVSSQDYSLKIGQLKMEDAGPYHAYVCSNARVASTKHINLSIYRRLRKPKVTRSLGLTEDGVCRISLTCSVEDSGHNVTYIWSPLQKGAVVSQGGAHLSVSWRSGEKHPSFTCRASNPVSNSSQQFLSRDLCPGPERRTALWSGISLMVLFTLLCFGISGWCFWKKKGRCSAPAFSSSQVEAPADTPGYEKVDTFPKTARHVSDSSSDSNGTTEEDEERTEMHQPVNGRDQVCDLVTQEDAGHDSDSEGQAEYYLVTPDDTTPALAIEGETVYTQVFLDFQGQTPVPQKKEKSATIYCSIQKPQKVVPAPQQNDLESPEISTYENVP, via the exons ATGGCGAGCCCAGGGAGACAAACAGATGGCTGGGCTCTACAAACTCTCTCCAATAAGCCACCAGAGAGTCAGCCACACATATTCTCTCCCTTTCTATGgatccctctcctcttcctgctCATGG GGCTAGGAGCCTCTGAAAAGGACTCAACACCAACAGTGGTGAAAGGGATTCTAGGGGGTTCGGTGATTCTGTCCCTGAACATTTCAGTAGACGCAGAAATTGAGCACATCACCTGGAGTGGTCCCCAACAAGCTTTGGCTTTAGCAGATGCAAGCGGAAAGATTATCTTAATAGACAAAAGCTACCAGGGGCGAATAAACGTCACCCAGGACAACTCCTTGTCTATCAACAAGCTGACTCTGAAAGATGCAGGATCCTACAAAGCCCAGATAAACCAAAAGAATTCTAAAGTCACCACAAGTGAGAAATTCACCCTGTCTATCTATG AACAGCTGCAGGAGCCCCGAGTCACCATGAAGTCTGTGAACATGTCTGAGAACGCCTCCTGTAACATCACCCTTGTATGCTCCGTGAAGGGGGCAGGGGAAGATGTTCAGTACTACTGGACTTCGAGGGATCCCCATGCTTCTGAATCCTGGGGGGGGCCTAGTCTCACCATCTCTTGGTTGCCCTGTGACCCAAACCTGCCATACATCTGCAGAGCCAAGAACCCCGTCAGCCAGAGCAGCTCCCGCCCTGTCCATGCCTGGCAGTTCTGTACAG ATCTAGGAGCTTCCAGAGGAAGACCAATGGGGGAGACAGTGGCAGGGATCCTGGGGGAATCCATCACCCTGTCCCTGGCGCTCCCGGACAGTCAGCACATAGACAACGTTGTCTGGATGTTTAACACCTCTATTATCAGCAAAGAGCGGGGAGAAGAAGCAACAGCCAATCAACTCATTAAGTTCAAGGACCCAAATCAGAGCACAGTGTGGGTCTCCAGCCAGGACTACTCCCTAAAGATTGGCCAGTTGAAGATGGAGGACGCCGGCCCCTACCACGCCTATGTGTGCTCAAACGCCAGAGTTGCCAGCACAAAACATATCAACCTGAGCATCTACC GGAGGCTGAGGAAGCCAAAAGTCACCAGGAGCCTCGGGCTCACAGAGGACGGCGTCTGCAGGATCAGCCTGACATGCTCAGTGGAGGACAGTGGACACAATGTGACATACATATGGAGCCCCCTACAGAAAGGAGCTGTTGTGTCCCAAGGGGGAGCTCACCTCAGTGTCTCCTGGAGAAGTGGAGAAAAACACCCCAGCTTCACATGCAGAGCCAGCAATCCTGTCAGCAACAGCTCCCAGCAGTTTCTTTCTAGGGACCTCTGTCCAG GACCTGAGAGAAGGACAGCACTTTGGTCTGGGATCTCCCTGATGGTTCTTTTCACCCTTCTGTGCTTTGGGATCTCTGGCTGgtgtttttggaagaaaaaaggacGAT GTTCAGCCCCAGCCTTCAGTTCCAGTCAAGTTGAGGCTCCAGCTGACACACCAG GGTATGAGAAGGTGGACACTTTCCCTAAGACCGCCAGGCACGTCTCCGACAGCAGCTCTGACAGCAATGGGACAACTGAGGAGGATGAGGAGAGGACAGAGATGCACCAGCCCGTCAATGGaagagaccaggtgtgtgatttgGTCACTCAGGAGGACGCTGGACATGACTCGGACTCTGAGGGGCAAGCAGAGTATTATCTCGTCACTCCAGATGACACGACACCAGCGCTTGCGATTGAAGGGGAAACTGTGTATACACAGGTGTTCCTTGACTTTCAG GGACAGACCCCAGTTCCTCAGAAGAAAGAGAAGTCAGCCACAATCTACTGCTCTATACAGAAACCTCAGAAG GTGGTACCAGCACCGCAACAGAATGATCTTGAGTCTCCTGAAATATCTACCTATGAAAATGTTCCCTGA
- the LY9 gene encoding T-lymphocyte surface antigen Ly-9 isoform X6: MASPGRQTDGWALQTLSNKPPESQPHIFSPFLWIPLLFLLMGLGASEKDSTPTVVKGILGGSVILSLNISVDAEIEHITWSGPQQALALADASGKIILIDKSYQGRINVTQDNSLSINKLTLKDAGSYKAQINQKNSKVTTSEKFTLSIYEQLQEPRVTMKSVNMSENASCNITLVCSVKGAGEDVQYYWTSRDPHASESWGGPSLTISWLPCDPNLPYICRAKNPVSQSSSRPVHAWQFCTDLGASRGRPMGETVAGILGESITLSLALPDSQHIDNVVWMFNTSIISKERGEEATANQLIKFKDPNQSTVWVSSQDYSLKIGQLKMEDAGPYHAYVCSNARVASTKHINLSIYRRLRKPKVTRSLGLTEDGVCRISLTCSVEDSGHNVTYIWSPLQKGAVVSQGGAHLSVSWRSGEKHPSFTCRASNPVSNSSQQFLSRDLCPGPERRTALWSGISLMVLFTLLCFGISGWCFWKKKGRCSAPAFSSSQVEAPADTPEPTADHTVCSMLSQGYEKVDTFPKTARHVSDSSSDSNGTTEEDEERTEMHQPVNGRDQVCDLVTQEDAGHDSDSEGQAEYYLVTPDDTTPALAIEGETVYTQVFLDFQGQTPVPQKKEKSATIYCSIQKPQKVVPAPQQNDLESPEISTYENVP, translated from the exons ATGGCGAGCCCAGGGAGACAAACAGATGGCTGGGCTCTACAAACTCTCTCCAATAAGCCACCAGAGAGTCAGCCACACATATTCTCTCCCTTTCTATGgatccctctcctcttcctgctCATGG GGCTAGGAGCCTCTGAAAAGGACTCAACACCAACAGTGGTGAAAGGGATTCTAGGGGGTTCGGTGATTCTGTCCCTGAACATTTCAGTAGACGCAGAAATTGAGCACATCACCTGGAGTGGTCCCCAACAAGCTTTGGCTTTAGCAGATGCAAGCGGAAAGATTATCTTAATAGACAAAAGCTACCAGGGGCGAATAAACGTCACCCAGGACAACTCCTTGTCTATCAACAAGCTGACTCTGAAAGATGCAGGATCCTACAAAGCCCAGATAAACCAAAAGAATTCTAAAGTCACCACAAGTGAGAAATTCACCCTGTCTATCTATG AACAGCTGCAGGAGCCCCGAGTCACCATGAAGTCTGTGAACATGTCTGAGAACGCCTCCTGTAACATCACCCTTGTATGCTCCGTGAAGGGGGCAGGGGAAGATGTTCAGTACTACTGGACTTCGAGGGATCCCCATGCTTCTGAATCCTGGGGGGGGCCTAGTCTCACCATCTCTTGGTTGCCCTGTGACCCAAACCTGCCATACATCTGCAGAGCCAAGAACCCCGTCAGCCAGAGCAGCTCCCGCCCTGTCCATGCCTGGCAGTTCTGTACAG ATCTAGGAGCTTCCAGAGGAAGACCAATGGGGGAGACAGTGGCAGGGATCCTGGGGGAATCCATCACCCTGTCCCTGGCGCTCCCGGACAGTCAGCACATAGACAACGTTGTCTGGATGTTTAACACCTCTATTATCAGCAAAGAGCGGGGAGAAGAAGCAACAGCCAATCAACTCATTAAGTTCAAGGACCCAAATCAGAGCACAGTGTGGGTCTCCAGCCAGGACTACTCCCTAAAGATTGGCCAGTTGAAGATGGAGGACGCCGGCCCCTACCACGCCTATGTGTGCTCAAACGCCAGAGTTGCCAGCACAAAACATATCAACCTGAGCATCTACC GGAGGCTGAGGAAGCCAAAAGTCACCAGGAGCCTCGGGCTCACAGAGGACGGCGTCTGCAGGATCAGCCTGACATGCTCAGTGGAGGACAGTGGACACAATGTGACATACATATGGAGCCCCCTACAGAAAGGAGCTGTTGTGTCCCAAGGGGGAGCTCACCTCAGTGTCTCCTGGAGAAGTGGAGAAAAACACCCCAGCTTCACATGCAGAGCCAGCAATCCTGTCAGCAACAGCTCCCAGCAGTTTCTTTCTAGGGACCTCTGTCCAG GACCTGAGAGAAGGACAGCACTTTGGTCTGGGATCTCCCTGATGGTTCTTTTCACCCTTCTGTGCTTTGGGATCTCTGGCTGgtgtttttggaagaaaaaaggacGAT GTTCAGCCCCAGCCTTCAGTTCCAGTCAAGTTGAGGCTCCAGCTGACACACCAG AGCCCACTGCTGACCACACAGTATGCTCCATGCTCTCCCAAGGGTATGAGAAGGTGGACACTTTCCCTAAGACCGCCAGGCACGTCTCCGACAGCAGCTCTGACAGCAATGGGACAACTGAGGAGGATGAGGAGAGGACAGAGATGCACCAGCCCGTCAATGGaagagaccaggtgtgtgatttgGTCACTCAGGAGGACGCTGGACATGACTCGGACTCTGAGGGGCAAGCAGAGTATTATCTCGTCACTCCAGATGACACGACACCAGCGCTTGCGATTGAAGGGGAAACTGTGTATACACAGGTGTTCCTTGACTTTCAG GGACAGACCCCAGTTCCTCAGAAGAAAGAGAAGTCAGCCACAATCTACTGCTCTATACAGAAACCTCAGAAG GTGGTACCAGCACCGCAACAGAATGATCTTGAGTCTCCTGAAATATCTACCTATGAAAATGTTCCCTGA
- the LY9 gene encoding T-lymphocyte surface antigen Ly-9 isoform X5, with protein sequence MASPGRQTDGWALQTLSNKPPESQPHIFSPFLWIPLLFLLMGLGASEKDSTPTVVKGILGGSVILSLNISVDAEIEHITWSGPQQALALADASGKIILIDKSYQGRINVTQDNSLSINKLTLKDAGSYKAQINQKNSKVTTSEKFTLSIYEQLQEPRVTMKSVNMSENASCNITLVCSVKGAGEDVQYYWTSRDPHASESWGGPSLTISWLPCDPNLPYICRAKNPVSQSSSRPVHAWQFCTDLGASRGRPMGETVAGILGESITLSLALPDSQHIDNVVWMFNTSIISKERGEEATANQLIKFKDPNQSTVWVSSQDYSLKIGQLKMEDAGPYHAYVCSNARVASTKHINLSIYRSAPAFSSSQVEAPADTPGYEKVDTFPKTARHVSDSSSDSNGTTEEDEERTEMHQPVNGRDQVCDLVTQEDAGHDSDSEGQAEYYLVTPDDTTPALAIEGETVYTQVFLDFQGQTPVPQKKEKSATIYCSIQKPQKVVPAPQQNDLESPEISTYENVP encoded by the exons ATGGCGAGCCCAGGGAGACAAACAGATGGCTGGGCTCTACAAACTCTCTCCAATAAGCCACCAGAGAGTCAGCCACACATATTCTCTCCCTTTCTATGgatccctctcctcttcctgctCATGG GGCTAGGAGCCTCTGAAAAGGACTCAACACCAACAGTGGTGAAAGGGATTCTAGGGGGTTCGGTGATTCTGTCCCTGAACATTTCAGTAGACGCAGAAATTGAGCACATCACCTGGAGTGGTCCCCAACAAGCTTTGGCTTTAGCAGATGCAAGCGGAAAGATTATCTTAATAGACAAAAGCTACCAGGGGCGAATAAACGTCACCCAGGACAACTCCTTGTCTATCAACAAGCTGACTCTGAAAGATGCAGGATCCTACAAAGCCCAGATAAACCAAAAGAATTCTAAAGTCACCACAAGTGAGAAATTCACCCTGTCTATCTATG AACAGCTGCAGGAGCCCCGAGTCACCATGAAGTCTGTGAACATGTCTGAGAACGCCTCCTGTAACATCACCCTTGTATGCTCCGTGAAGGGGGCAGGGGAAGATGTTCAGTACTACTGGACTTCGAGGGATCCCCATGCTTCTGAATCCTGGGGGGGGCCTAGTCTCACCATCTCTTGGTTGCCCTGTGACCCAAACCTGCCATACATCTGCAGAGCCAAGAACCCCGTCAGCCAGAGCAGCTCCCGCCCTGTCCATGCCTGGCAGTTCTGTACAG ATCTAGGAGCTTCCAGAGGAAGACCAATGGGGGAGACAGTGGCAGGGATCCTGGGGGAATCCATCACCCTGTCCCTGGCGCTCCCGGACAGTCAGCACATAGACAACGTTGTCTGGATGTTTAACACCTCTATTATCAGCAAAGAGCGGGGAGAAGAAGCAACAGCCAATCAACTCATTAAGTTCAAGGACCCAAATCAGAGCACAGTGTGGGTCTCCAGCCAGGACTACTCCCTAAAGATTGGCCAGTTGAAGATGGAGGACGCCGGCCCCTACCACGCCTATGTGTGCTCAAACGCCAGAGTTGCCAGCACAAAACATATCAACCTGAGCATCTACC GTTCAGCCCCAGCCTTCAGTTCCAGTCAAGTTGAGGCTCCAGCTGACACACCAG GGTATGAGAAGGTGGACACTTTCCCTAAGACCGCCAGGCACGTCTCCGACAGCAGCTCTGACAGCAATGGGACAACTGAGGAGGATGAGGAGAGGACAGAGATGCACCAGCCCGTCAATGGaagagaccaggtgtgtgatttgGTCACTCAGGAGGACGCTGGACATGACTCGGACTCTGAGGGGCAAGCAGAGTATTATCTCGTCACTCCAGATGACACGACACCAGCGCTTGCGATTGAAGGGGAAACTGTGTATACACAGGTGTTCCTTGACTTTCAG GGACAGACCCCAGTTCCTCAGAAGAAAGAGAAGTCAGCCACAATCTACTGCTCTATACAGAAACCTCAGAAG GTGGTACCAGCACCGCAACAGAATGATCTTGAGTCTCCTGAAATATCTACCTATGAAAATGTTCCCTGA
- the LY9 gene encoding T-lymphocyte surface antigen Ly-9 isoform X3, translating into MASPGRQTDGWALQTLSNKPPESQPHIFSPFLWIPLLFLLMGLGASEKDSTPTVVKGILGGSVILSLNISVDAEIEHITWSGPQQALALADASGKIILIDKSYQGRINVTQDNSLSINKLTLKDAGSYKAQINQKNSKVTTSEKFTLSIYEQLQEPRVTMKSVNMSENASCNITLVCSVKGAGEDVQYYWTSRDPHASESWGGPSLTISWLPCDPNLPYICRAKNPVSQSSSRPVHAWQFCTDLGASRGRPMGETVAGILGESITLSLALPDSQHIDNVVWMFNTSIISKERGEEATANQLIKFKDPNQSTVWVSSQDYSLKIGQLKMEDAGPYHAYVCSNARVASTKHINLSIYRPERRTALWSGISLMVLFTLLCFGISGWCFWKKKGRCSAPAFSSSQVEAPADTPGYEKVDTFPKTARHVSDSSSDSNGTTEEDEERTEMHQPVNGRDQVCDLVTQEDAGHDSDSEGQAEYYLVTPDDTTPALAIEGETVYTQVFLDFQGQTPVPQKKEKSATIYCSIQKPQKVVPAPQQNDLESPEISTYENVP; encoded by the exons ATGGCGAGCCCAGGGAGACAAACAGATGGCTGGGCTCTACAAACTCTCTCCAATAAGCCACCAGAGAGTCAGCCACACATATTCTCTCCCTTTCTATGgatccctctcctcttcctgctCATGG GGCTAGGAGCCTCTGAAAAGGACTCAACACCAACAGTGGTGAAAGGGATTCTAGGGGGTTCGGTGATTCTGTCCCTGAACATTTCAGTAGACGCAGAAATTGAGCACATCACCTGGAGTGGTCCCCAACAAGCTTTGGCTTTAGCAGATGCAAGCGGAAAGATTATCTTAATAGACAAAAGCTACCAGGGGCGAATAAACGTCACCCAGGACAACTCCTTGTCTATCAACAAGCTGACTCTGAAAGATGCAGGATCCTACAAAGCCCAGATAAACCAAAAGAATTCTAAAGTCACCACAAGTGAGAAATTCACCCTGTCTATCTATG AACAGCTGCAGGAGCCCCGAGTCACCATGAAGTCTGTGAACATGTCTGAGAACGCCTCCTGTAACATCACCCTTGTATGCTCCGTGAAGGGGGCAGGGGAAGATGTTCAGTACTACTGGACTTCGAGGGATCCCCATGCTTCTGAATCCTGGGGGGGGCCTAGTCTCACCATCTCTTGGTTGCCCTGTGACCCAAACCTGCCATACATCTGCAGAGCCAAGAACCCCGTCAGCCAGAGCAGCTCCCGCCCTGTCCATGCCTGGCAGTTCTGTACAG ATCTAGGAGCTTCCAGAGGAAGACCAATGGGGGAGACAGTGGCAGGGATCCTGGGGGAATCCATCACCCTGTCCCTGGCGCTCCCGGACAGTCAGCACATAGACAACGTTGTCTGGATGTTTAACACCTCTATTATCAGCAAAGAGCGGGGAGAAGAAGCAACAGCCAATCAACTCATTAAGTTCAAGGACCCAAATCAGAGCACAGTGTGGGTCTCCAGCCAGGACTACTCCCTAAAGATTGGCCAGTTGAAGATGGAGGACGCCGGCCCCTACCACGCCTATGTGTGCTCAAACGCCAGAGTTGCCAGCACAAAACATATCAACCTGAGCATCTACC GACCTGAGAGAAGGACAGCACTTTGGTCTGGGATCTCCCTGATGGTTCTTTTCACCCTTCTGTGCTTTGGGATCTCTGGCTGgtgtttttggaagaaaaaaggacGAT GTTCAGCCCCAGCCTTCAGTTCCAGTCAAGTTGAGGCTCCAGCTGACACACCAG GGTATGAGAAGGTGGACACTTTCCCTAAGACCGCCAGGCACGTCTCCGACAGCAGCTCTGACAGCAATGGGACAACTGAGGAGGATGAGGAGAGGACAGAGATGCACCAGCCCGTCAATGGaagagaccaggtgtgtgatttgGTCACTCAGGAGGACGCTGGACATGACTCGGACTCTGAGGGGCAAGCAGAGTATTATCTCGTCACTCCAGATGACACGACACCAGCGCTTGCGATTGAAGGGGAAACTGTGTATACACAGGTGTTCCTTGACTTTCAG GGACAGACCCCAGTTCCTCAGAAGAAAGAGAAGTCAGCCACAATCTACTGCTCTATACAGAAACCTCAGAAG GTGGTACCAGCACCGCAACAGAATGATCTTGAGTCTCCTGAAATATCTACCTATGAAAATGTTCCCTGA
- the LY9 gene encoding T-lymphocyte surface antigen Ly-9 isoform X7 translates to MASPGRQTDGWALQTLSNKPPESQPHIFSPFLWIPLLFLLMGLGASEKDSTPTVVKGILGGSVILSLNISVDAEIEHITWSGPQQALALADASGKIILIDKSYQGRINVTQDNSLSINKLTLKDAGSYKAQINQKNSKVTTSEKFTLSIYEQLQEPRVTMKSVNMSENASCNITLVCSVKGAGEDVQYYWTSRDPHASESWGGPSLTISWLPCDPNLPYICRAKNPVSQSSSRPVHAWQFCTDLGASRGRPMGETVAGILGESITLSLALPDSQHIDNVVWMFNTSIISKERGEEATANQLIKFKDPNQSTVWVSSQDYSLKIGQLKMEDAGPYHAYVCSNARVASTKHINLSIYRPERRTALWSGISLMVLFTLLCFGISGWCFWKKKGRCSAPAFSSSQVEAPADTPEPTADHTVCSMLSQGYEKVDTFPKTARHVSDSSSDSNGTTEEDEERTEMHQPVNGRDQVCDLVTQEDAGHDSDSEGQAEYYLVTPDDTTPALAIEGETVYTQVFLDFQGQTPVPQKKEKSATIYCSIQKPQKVVPAPQQNDLESPEISTYENVP, encoded by the exons ATGGCGAGCCCAGGGAGACAAACAGATGGCTGGGCTCTACAAACTCTCTCCAATAAGCCACCAGAGAGTCAGCCACACATATTCTCTCCCTTTCTATGgatccctctcctcttcctgctCATGG GGCTAGGAGCCTCTGAAAAGGACTCAACACCAACAGTGGTGAAAGGGATTCTAGGGGGTTCGGTGATTCTGTCCCTGAACATTTCAGTAGACGCAGAAATTGAGCACATCACCTGGAGTGGTCCCCAACAAGCTTTGGCTTTAGCAGATGCAAGCGGAAAGATTATCTTAATAGACAAAAGCTACCAGGGGCGAATAAACGTCACCCAGGACAACTCCTTGTCTATCAACAAGCTGACTCTGAAAGATGCAGGATCCTACAAAGCCCAGATAAACCAAAAGAATTCTAAAGTCACCACAAGTGAGAAATTCACCCTGTCTATCTATG AACAGCTGCAGGAGCCCCGAGTCACCATGAAGTCTGTGAACATGTCTGAGAACGCCTCCTGTAACATCACCCTTGTATGCTCCGTGAAGGGGGCAGGGGAAGATGTTCAGTACTACTGGACTTCGAGGGATCCCCATGCTTCTGAATCCTGGGGGGGGCCTAGTCTCACCATCTCTTGGTTGCCCTGTGACCCAAACCTGCCATACATCTGCAGAGCCAAGAACCCCGTCAGCCAGAGCAGCTCCCGCCCTGTCCATGCCTGGCAGTTCTGTACAG ATCTAGGAGCTTCCAGAGGAAGACCAATGGGGGAGACAGTGGCAGGGATCCTGGGGGAATCCATCACCCTGTCCCTGGCGCTCCCGGACAGTCAGCACATAGACAACGTTGTCTGGATGTTTAACACCTCTATTATCAGCAAAGAGCGGGGAGAAGAAGCAACAGCCAATCAACTCATTAAGTTCAAGGACCCAAATCAGAGCACAGTGTGGGTCTCCAGCCAGGACTACTCCCTAAAGATTGGCCAGTTGAAGATGGAGGACGCCGGCCCCTACCACGCCTATGTGTGCTCAAACGCCAGAGTTGCCAGCACAAAACATATCAACCTGAGCATCTACC GACCTGAGAGAAGGACAGCACTTTGGTCTGGGATCTCCCTGATGGTTCTTTTCACCCTTCTGTGCTTTGGGATCTCTGGCTGgtgtttttggaagaaaaaaggacGAT GTTCAGCCCCAGCCTTCAGTTCCAGTCAAGTTGAGGCTCCAGCTGACACACCAG AGCCCACTGCTGACCACACAGTATGCTCCATGCTCTCCCAAGGGTATGAGAAGGTGGACACTTTCCCTAAGACCGCCAGGCACGTCTCCGACAGCAGCTCTGACAGCAATGGGACAACTGAGGAGGATGAGGAGAGGACAGAGATGCACCAGCCCGTCAATGGaagagaccaggtgtgtgatttgGTCACTCAGGAGGACGCTGGACATGACTCGGACTCTGAGGGGCAAGCAGAGTATTATCTCGTCACTCCAGATGACACGACACCAGCGCTTGCGATTGAAGGGGAAACTGTGTATACACAGGTGTTCCTTGACTTTCAG GGACAGACCCCAGTTCCTCAGAAGAAAGAGAAGTCAGCCACAATCTACTGCTCTATACAGAAACCTCAGAAG GTGGTACCAGCACCGCAACAGAATGATCTTGAGTCTCCTGAAATATCTACCTATGAAAATGTTCCCTGA